TATAGCTGAAACTCTTCATAGACCTTCAAGATACAAGCCCTTTTGCCTATGGGCACCTAAGATATTTAAGTTTCTTCAAGATAAAGAGACTTTTCATGATTTTTCCAATTCAATTTTAACCATAACGGTTAGTTTTTTAAAAGATGAACTCTTTTCTCCATTTTTATTTAAGCTTACTGAGAATAGAAAAAATCTATTTTTAGGACCTTACAAGGTTTCTCTATTACAAAATCCAGGAAGTTTAATAAAAAATGATGAATACAGTACATTTGAAAATTTTTTAAACATCCAACCAAAAACCTACATGTATTTCTATGCTATTACACCTATTTCCTTTAAAAAAGGACAAATTGATTATCCCTTGCCTGACCCTAAGATTTTTTTTAAAAGCTTGATTAATAAATGGAATTACTTTTCCCCTTTTAGAATAGAAGTTGATTTAAGAAAAGTTTTAGAGGAGAAGTTATGCATAGTTTATAGTAAGATAAGGACTTATAAAATCAAACTCTCTCTTGGAAGTGCTGTGACAGGTTTTAAAGGGAAAGTTGTTTTTTATGGGAAAGGTCTGATAGATGAAGAATTGAGGTGGCTTAATATTCTTGGACATTTTTCAAGATATGCCGGCGTTGGTAGAAAAACCACTATGGGGCTTGGTATGGTTGAATTTCAAGCACTTAATATAGATGAAATTACTGCTGAGGAGGGCATCGATGATGCTAATTTACCAAATTGGTCGGCTTGATTCAGGCGCATTTAATCCAATAAAATTTGAAGTTAATGGAAAAGAATATACAGCTCAACTTAGTTCTTTTGCTCTTCGCCAAAGCTTTCTTGAAAATGGAGAAGCATCTAAGGTTATTCTTATCTATCCCGTTAGCTTATTTTTAAACAAATCACTTTCGAACAAAAATAATCCTCAAACTCAAAATATTCCAATAGATTTTAAAAAGGTAATAGAAAGTATTTTATACAATAAAGCCGAACGTTTTAACTATCTCTCAAATCCATATCCATATTTTGCTAAGCATCCCCATTCAAAAGAAGCAGATGAATTTATAGTAATTCACAGCATAGGGCAGTATGAAGGTATAAATTTTTCCGCAACTTTAGAAGAGCTAATTCTTGAAATCTTTATTGATATGGTTAAGCGGTATCAAGATGAGCCTTTTTCTGAACTTTATCTTGATATCTCAAGTGGTCATAATATATACACTTCAGCTCTTCTTGAAGCAGGAAGATTATTTTTAACTTTTTATAAACTACAAAATTTTTTAACTAAAGGAAAAGAACTTAACGTTTTTATAACTTTTTCTGATCCGATTCTACCACCCTATGAGAGAACCTTCAAAATTCATAAAGGATTCCTTTTAGAAGTAAAAGTATTTTTTAGTTATCCTGAAAAACCTTATGAATATTCTCTTAGGCAAGGTTATATGAAATTTGCAGGAGAATTGGCAAAAGAAAACAGAGAAATTAAAAGAGATTTAAATGATCTTTTTTCCTACGGGAAATTTTTTTATTCCGCTATTAAAAATAATATTCCTCTGGTGCTTTATACTCAGGCTTACCATTCGGAGGAACGTATAAATGAAGGACTACAGATTTTAATAAAATTAGTAAAAGACAGTCTTACTCAAAATTATCAAAACACTCCTAAACTTAACTTTGATCTTTTTCGCAAAGCTTTCCTTATGTTAGCAATTTACAAAGGAATAACAGAAGTTCTCAAAACTTATAAAATTGCAAAAAAAGAAGAAGTTTCAATATCCGAACTTAGAGAAAAATTTGTAGAAGAAAACAAAAGTCTTTATAAATATTTTGGATTGGTTCAAAATAGAAATTATCTTTCTCAAGAAATAAAAAATAATTTTGATAGAAATAAAGATAAATTTGAAAAAGAATATAAACTTTTGAGAGAATATATAGGTGGGGAAAGTGAAGA
The window above is part of the Thermodesulfobacterium geofontis OPF15 genome. Proteins encoded here:
- the cas6 gene encoding CRISPR system precrRNA processing endoribonuclease RAMP protein Cas6, which translates into the protein MPVRFSIDLNLQSKVENPSLITPDVLHGFFFSLLPSNIAETLHRPSRYKPFCLWAPKIFKFLQDKETFHDFSNSILTITVSFLKDELFSPFLFKLTENRKNLFLGPYKVSLLQNPGSLIKNDEYSTFENFLNIQPKTYMYFYAITPISFKKGQIDYPLPDPKIFFKSLINKWNYFSPFRIEVDLRKVLEEKLCIVYSKIRTYKIKLSLGSAVTGFKGKVVFYGKGLIDEELRWLNILGHFSRYAGVGRKTTMGLGMVEFQALNIDEITAEEGIDDANLPNWSA
- the csx1 gene encoding CRISPR-associated CARF protein Csx1 — encoded protein: MMLIYQIGRLDSGAFNPIKFEVNGKEYTAQLSSFALRQSFLENGEASKVILIYPVSLFLNKSLSNKNNPQTQNIPIDFKKVIESILYNKAERFNYLSNPYPYFAKHPHSKEADEFIVIHSIGQYEGINFSATLEELILEIFIDMVKRYQDEPFSELYLDISSGHNIYTSALLEAGRLFLTFYKLQNFLTKGKELNVFITFSDPILPPYERTFKIHKGFLLEVKVFFSYPEKPYEYSLRQGYMKFAGELAKENREIKRDLNDLFSYGKFFYSAIKNNIPLVLYTQAYHSEERINEGLQILIKLVKDSLTQNYQNTPKLNFDLFRKAFLMLAIYKGITEVLKTYKIAKKEEVSISELREKFVEENKSLYKYFGLVQNRNYLSQEIKNNFDRNKDKFEKEYKLLREYIGGESEDFNPRNFFAHCGFERNSIYVRKDGEEILVKYREDRLEEIAKILMEY